A segment of the Salvelinus namaycush isolate Seneca chromosome 42, SaNama_1.0, whole genome shotgun sequence genome:
GAGGAGTTTTGTGAAATTGAGATGTCTTAAGATTGTCAGATTGAATATACAACAGTATGAACACAGAATTAAGGCTATGAACAAAGAGAAAACAAATACTGTAAGTATGTTTGTAAGCAAGTGAAAGACTTCAAGCTTACAGTAGTTCGGAGACTGAAAAGGctaagtatatatattttttcaactgaACAAAATATACTACTACCCTAAATAGTAAGTTGCTACCCTGATTGCAATTATGACTTAAGTTCAAATTACCCTCAATGTGATCCCAATAGTTTGAAACCGAGCGGTGCTACCAAGGAGACCAAGGTTAACGGTTTCTAACAAGAGCTACTAGCCAGACTGGAAAATGGCCACTGTACAAAAGGTTCTCAGAAAGAGACAATAAGAGGGAGTGGTGATAGTTTTAAAGGTTTTATGCTACTCTGTGGTATAACCTCTAATGCCCATTATTGGCAAGTTGAAATAAATAAGATTTACAAAAGTGTTGATGGTAAAATCTGAGTTAACGTGCCACCAACATTTCTAAAGCATATCACTGCCAAAAGCAAAGTATGCGCCATCTTTTTTTTACCAAAACAAAAGGCAATTTGGAAGAGTGCAAAAGGCCATGCcctaaaatacattttctttaaAGAACTAAAGACAGGAGGGAGTGAAGATGGCGGCTCCCTCAGTGTTAGAGATGGATTATAATATCTTCTTCTTGAGTATGAGAGGCCCCACGTTGTCTCCAGTCAACTCATTGTGCTTTATGTGTGATTTGTCACAAACAGGAAACTGCAACAGGAAACAACTTAATATTAGATGATACGTACAGTACGAGGCATTGCTTATAGAAAGGCTAacttgagccccccccccccccatagttgACCATTTATTAACAGTCATATGCTTCCCTTTGGCCTCAAGACAGTGAGAATGGAAAAAGAAACTGTTGATATCTGCATAAATTGCTACGGTTAGAAGACCACTAGCTATTGCTATAAGTCTTTGCATCTGAAACCAATCTCAAGCCAACTACCCCCATCCCATTCCCTTGGCACTGATGCATGAAGGCTGATCAGGGCCTTTATTCaaaaagcgtctcagagtagtaCTGCGATCTAAGATTAGGTTCCCCCTGTCCAgatagatcataatgaataagattatcaGGCAGTATTGATCCTCAGCACTCCTGAGAGACTTTGAATATGGGCCCTGAAATTACTAAGAAGGTGTAGTGTTAGCAATAACCATCCAACTCTCCCTCTAGTCTAATTTACCGTTTTGGAGCGCCAGCAGCGGCAGTAGCAGACATTTGTGCTCTTCAAGTCCTCAATATCTATCTCGTTAACCACTTTGGGGTTCTCCTTCTGGATCTTCAGGTTGATCAGGCTGtccttctgcttcttcttcttgggCAGGAAGGGCCGGATGGTGAGGTAGCCCAGCAGGGCCAAGATTCCCAGGAGAGGCAGCAACCGGAGCCAATCAAGGACTGGGAAGAAAACACaatcaggcacacacacaggcaggcacagGTAAAACACAGAGTGATATTGGATCTCCTCAATTGTTCCACCCCTGCGGTTCCCATAACATGGGGTTATAGCAGAGTCATACAATTACACAACAtgtatagagtaccacagtatgaatcataaaacctagcggtcaaacaaggaaatggttacAATCGTTTTAACACCATTCATTTTTAAAATAAGGGCTGACCATGGCATGAAGTTTTTggtaaccatgtaaatctcttagacaaggtgacttatcaatatttttgcctgtatttaccccacaaaaatgaaacgctaattagctgctaatgtggctatcataaagacctacaaatgccatgatgatctggacaagACTGCTGAATTCAGGCAAAGGTAAAAAATCTCTGGATTAACTGTCTGTTAGCTAAATTGAGTAATTAATAAATTGCCTAAATTTCTTTCATTCTGTCAACTGTCTTGTGCAAtttattattttacacaatacctgttagcaaaggtgtagGCTTGAAATtatgtgcaggagcttgcagggatttgtagtcttgcgtgatgtctactttgatgctaattagcgtTTTCGAATCAGTAAATACAGCCGAATATATTGATCAAAGTCGCCTTGTccgatttttttttacatggttatcaaaacgtcacgccagggtaagcctacacaaaacacagcactTATTTTAAGTGTTCTAAAAAATgatttgaccgctaggttttatgggtattaagacacctccactgtggggctctttAGGCTGTCTCCATTTAGCAGAATACAACTGGCTGGAATGCGGATCACTGTGCACCCCAATGACCCATGATCAGGGCCCATATTAAAAAGTGCTGATCGAGGATCAGGTCCATCCTGTCAATTATCTTATTCATTAAGATCTTAAGGCAAAACTGATTCTATATCAGCTCTCATACTCTCAGATCATCTTAGTATCTGATAGGCTGGCCTACCCATTGATAGTTCAAGAGGCCAATATAACAGTGGATAATGTCCCATGGAGTATTCCATTGACTATGACAACTGAGGGCTGTGTATTTAAATCTCATGGCAATTAAATTAAATGGCTTTGGATTAAAAAGAAGGGTGCCTAAAGGGAGAATGTTCATCTCATTATAAGATTTCGACTTCAAAAAGGCAAATGTAAAAACACCATCAAATCCGGACAAAATAATTTAATGAGGTGCTCATCCTTGAAGCTGCTAGACTGAATTTGGCTGCGGACGCATCGTTTACACAGGCATCCAATTCTGAtcatttttccactaattggtattttgaccaatcacatcaaatCTTTTAACATCAGatttttttcagagctgatctgattgctCAACAATTAGTGAAACAAATAccagaattggtctgcctgtgtaaacacagccttatattttttttccactaattggtcttttgactgTCTAAACACAGTCTTTAGATTCCTGCAGGGACTTTTCACTTGACTCCCATCTTTTCCTGAGAGTGAAAACATTAACATGACAAATGTAATATAGGGGTGGAAAAACCTCAGTAGTTATGCTACTGACTGCAGGCTTATAACTTCAAAACTACACCGAACGGCAATGAAATTAACAATTGAGCTTCCAGTGCCATGTCAATTATTCCAGTCGCTTCATGTTTATGCATCTCCTATAGATTTGCTACTGAAGACTTATTAAATCAATGTCAATGATCCTCAGTATGGAGCATCTCAGGGCAATGGGAGAAACCATAATTTACCACCACTACTTTCCAGACCTGGATTCAAATcctatgcacatttgtggcctgctggaggtcattttgcagggctctggtagtgcacctccttgcacaaaggcggaggtagcggtcctgctgctgggttgttgccctcctacggcctcctccacgtctcctgatgtactggcctgtctcctggtagcgcctccatgctctggacactacgctgacagacacagcaaacctttttgccacagctcgcattgatgtgccatcctggatgaactgcactacctgagccacttgtgtgggttgtagactccgtctcatgctaccactagagtgagagcaccgccagcattcaaaagtgaccaaaacatcagccaggaagcataggaactgagaagttgtctgtggtcaccacctgcagaatcactccttttttgggggtgtcttgctaattgcctataatttccaccttttgtctattccatttgcacaacagcatgtgaaatttattgtcaatcagtgttgcttcctaagtggacagtttgatttcacagaagtgtgattgacttggagttacattgtgttgtttaagtgttccctttatttttttgagcagtgtacgtTTCCACTCTGAGTCTGATACATTGTAACAGTAAATGCAtctcaaagtagtgcactgttaAGTTACCCTTCAATGTTTAATCAACTTGACCTGAGCCAAGTATGGAACTTTATTCAATATTTAGTGGATTAGCACTTTTACAGCCCCACAGAACCCCCTGACAATCTATAAGAAACTTTGAAAAACCGCACTAAAACTGGCGAACTATTGTGGCTAATCTTGTAGGCGTGCATGCATGCATGGGGACAAGATATTTTGTTTTTCCTGTTTTCAACATCGCAAACATTTACCTGTTAACCTCGCAAATCCTCCGATCGTCTCGGGAAGGGGGAACTTCTTGAGGTAGGCTGGAAGCTGGGTTTTTATGATCTTTGAAATAGTTTCTAAAAACATCTTGAATGAAACTATAGACAGGTTTTAGTTTGAGCTGGATATTTCCTGAGGTCCGTTTGCGTCATTACGCTATTTTAGAAGCTCGAGTCTTGACTGTTGCGTACAAATTGTCCGTGCAATAGAAATAAATAGAGAAGACGCGTAGATGTGTTGGTGAATAGAAGCATTTGCGGAAGATTATGTTAAAACATGTACCGGTAGCAATGAACGTTGGTAGAGTTGGTGTCATCTGATTGGACAGTTTCTAATGGCgcagataaagagagagtagcCAATTTCTTTACTTTGTTTGATACATAGGCCGATGTGATGTTTGTATGGCAAAGTATCTTACCGATGTTTTCAGCGAAAAAATACATTGTATTCCATTCTATTGTATGCTATTGTATTCAATTATATTTGTTATTTATTTGTGCATTGGCTTCAATCATTCATTGATTCATTGATTCATTCAGCCTTCCTAAGAAAACGTGTAAATGTTTGTTGACTCATAATTTCACCCATATAATAATACTTTAAAGTTTGATTAGAACTTCAAGAGGAAATTAAATAGGCTGggatgtatgtatatgtatatatatatatatatatatatatatatatattacctttatttaactaggcaagcccgttaagaacaaattcttattttcaatgacggcctaccccggccaaacccggacgacgctgggccaattgtgtggcgccctatgggactcccaatcacggccggatgtgatgcagcctggattcgaaccaggtactgcagtgacgccttttgcactgagatgcagtgtctttttgcatagtgtgtgtgtgtgtgtgtgtgtgtgtgtgtgtgtgtgtgtgtgtgtgtatgcgcgcaATGTGGGTAGTTGGCTACAAATGGGATCCACCTAAAAGTTTAGGGGCTACATAAATCATATATCTATGTCTCAGACATAGTTCATAATCTGAAACTATTTCACGTTAAAAtatttgtttctctctccatgGTACATAATGGCTTGTCCTTGTGTCCTCTGTTCTGCAGTCTGAGCTGATCTGAAAACACAAGGAGAGGTGAAGTCAATGTGGATGATGATTTGCTTACCCCTGTCAAATTATTTCACCTCACTCCTGATGAATGGAAGGACTATTGAAATACACATAGGAAAAGCATGCATCACATTGTACTTTCCATTTCCAGTTTATATTTACTTCCTTATGAATCCAAatatagtgaacaaaaatataaacataacatgTAAAGACTTGGTCCCAATATCTCAGAAATATTCCAAAActacaaaaaacgtatttctcccaaatgttacatccctgttagtgagcatttatcctttgccaagctgattaaagagcatgatcattgtgctggggataataaaaggccactctaaaatgtgcagttttgtcacacaacacaatgtcacagatgtctcaagttttaagagAGCGTGctattggcatgttgactgcaggaatgtccaccaaccacccagacagctgatgaaactgtgggtttgcacaacccacaatttctgcacaaacagtcagaaactgtctcagggaagctcatctgcgtgcttgtcgcCCTCACCAGCGTTGTgatctgactgcagtttggcgtcgtaaccgacttcagtgggcaaatgctcacctttgatggccactggcacgctggagaagtgtgctcttaacacagtttcaactgtaccgggcagatggcagacagcgtgtatggcgtcgtgtgggcgagcggtttgctgatgtcaactttgtgaacagagtgccccatggtggcagtggggttatggtatgggcaggcttaacctacagacaatgaacacatttgcattttattgatggtaatttgaatgcacagagattccTTGACGAGATTCtaaggcccattgttgtgccattcatccaccgccatcatctcatgtttcagcatgataatgcacagccccatgtctcaaggatctgtacacagttACTGGAAGctgaaaaaaaaatcatatttctTCCATGtcctgtatactcaccagacatgtcacccattgagcatgttgggGATagtctggatcaacgtgtacgacagggtgttccagttcccgccaatttcCAGCGACTTCGtgcagccattgaagaggagtgggacacgattccacagaccacaattaacagcctgatcaactcttatgcgaaggagatgttttgcgctgcatgaggcaaatggtggtaacacccgatactgactggttttctgatccacgcacctaccttttaaaaaaatatatctgtgaccaacagatgcatctctgtattcccagtcatgttgtcctctgtagctcagttggtagagcatggtgcttgctaTGCCAGGagtgtgggtttgattcccacccatacttaaaatgtatgcatgcatgactgtaagtcgcattggataaaagtgtctgctaaatggcttatattatgtgaaatccatatattagggcctactgaattcatttcaattgatttatatgaactgtaactcagtaaaaatgtagaaattgtttcatgtttctttaatatttttgttcagtgtaagaaTCACATTTCCATAGCAGGTTTTACCCTTCGGGTTGGGCATAACACGCACTTTAGTGTTTGTGGCATGCAAGCCTCATCCGAGTGGTTGATGAAAGTGTGAACTACACTTTCCAGAATTCTTTGCTGTTTAAAGCCAACCTTGAATCTTTGCCTGGAGAAATGTCCATCTCACTGGTTGTACTATTTTTGTCAGCGACTTAAATAATAGGTATAATAACAATATATCGAATTGGTATCTCGGTTGAACAAGTTCAAAAACGTTTGCAGGACGTTTTATTAGTTGGGCATATTTATAGTCAGCCCTTTGCCTTTCACGTGTAGGTCCGTAGCCTCCCGTGTCATTGGTGAATGACCGAAGATGTCGAATTGTAGGTTGTTTGCCCGGCTGCTCTGTAAGTATAACAACACATGTGTTCTCCTCAAAACTCTTTAAACTGTTTAGGTTCTGCTAAATTAAGTGCTTCACGGAGCACGTTTTGCACGGAATTTGGGGTTTCTTGCTCACAGGGTAGCCATGGCAAGCAACGCAAGGGCCTCTATTACTGGCTAACTGTTTTAGCATGTTGATAGATAGCGCATCAATTTCCAGGCCACACAGTCCGAACTACTGAACTTTGACCGTGCTTGTCCTTTAAGCTTTATATTTAGCGTGTCAATTCTATAAATGAGATTAGGACATATAGTTAGCTATACTGTAACGTAACTGTCATGTAGCTGGCACTTGGTAAGCTAATGCTACCTAACGTTACTCCCCCATTGTATTGTACGTTGCAAACAGCTACCGTTAGTAAAGCTTTCAATTTGTGATTTTATAACGTTATCTCTTTATATGGAAGTAGCTACAGGGTGTTGGTTGCAGTGTTGGGGTAAACTATAGTACTAACGTTAGTATTCTGAAAAGAGTTAACCAAGCTACAAATTACTTCACTGAAAGAAGCATAGCTTTAGTGTACCTTCATTTAAGAAATggtttacttaactaaagttactttgaaaaagttgTACACTACACCCAAACTGCATCGTGAAAAAAATTCTCATATGAAATCTCAAATGtcagactacaaattgcaaggaCAGATCACTTTGGGAAATGTGTgatttagcctattaaacacaaacGATGTTTTAAAGTGAGAAGTAGGCAGGTCTGATGCAGTGAtgccgaaaaagaaaggaaatgatTGCCTACTTAACCCATttaattagatgttcaggagtcttatggcttgggggtagaagctgtttagaagtacTCTGAAAATAGTTAACCAAGCTACCAGTTACTTCACTGAAAGAAGCATATCTTTAGTGTACCTTAATTTTAAGAAATTGTTcacttaactaaagttacttggtatagaggtcctggacagcaggaagcttggccccagtgatgtactgggccgtaggcactaccctctgtaccgtcttgcggtcggaggccgagcacttgccataccaggcagtgatgcaacccgtcaggatgctctcaatggtgcagctgttgaggacccatgccaaatctgttcagtctcctgagtgggaataggttttgtcgtgccctcttcacgactgtgttggtgtgcttggaccatgttagttagttgatgtggacaccaaggaacttgaagctctcaacccgctccactatagccctgcgatgttaatgggggcctgtttggctgccttttcctgtagtccacgctcagctcctttgtcttgctcacattgagggagaggttgttgacctggcaccacagccaggtatctgacctcctccctataggctgtctcataattgtcagtgatcaggcctaccactgttgtgtcgtcagcaaacgtaatgatggtgttggagtcgagtttggccatgcagtcgtgggtgaacagggagtacaggagtggactaagcacacacccctgagtggcgccagtgttgaggatcagcgtagcagatgtgttgttgcctacccttaccacctgggggcggcccatcatgaagtccaggatccagttgcagagtgaggtgtttagtcccagggtccttagcttagtgatgagcttcgtgggcactatggtgttgaacgctgagctgtagtcaatgaatagcaatctcacataggtgttccttttgtccaggtgtggaagggaagtgttgagtgcaatagagattgcgtcatctgtggatctgttggggcggtatgcaatttggagtgggtctagggtatccgggaggatgctgttgatgtgagccatgaccagcctttcaaagcacttcatggctacagatgtgagtgctacagggcggtaatcatttaggcaggttacctttgcttccttgggcccagggactatggtggtctgcttgaaacttgtaggtattacagactcggtcagggagaggttgaaaatgtcagtgaagacacttgaaagttggtccatgcatgctttgagtacacgtcctggtaatctgtctggccctgcggctttgtgaatgttgacctgttaaaggtcttgctcacatcggctaccgagagtgtTTCAACAGTCGTCCAtcacagctggtgctctcatgcatgcttcagtgttgtttgcctcgaagcaagcataaaaggcatgtagctcgtctggtaggctcgcatcactgggcca
Coding sequences within it:
- the LOC120034936 gene encoding CDGSH iron-sulfur domain-containing protein 2B; the protein is MFLETISKIIKTQLPAYLKKFPLPETIGGFARLTVLDWLRLLPLLGILALLGYLTIRPFLPKKKKQKDSLINLKIQKENPKVVNEIDIEDLKSTNVCYCRCWRSKTFPVCDKSHIKHNELTGDNVGPLILKKKIL